Proteins from a genomic interval of Poecile atricapillus isolate bPoeAtr1 chromosome 1, bPoeAtr1.hap1, whole genome shotgun sequence:
- the ATP4B gene encoding potassium-transporting ATPase subunit beta isoform X2, with translation MATLNEKKTCSERMADFRRFVWNPETKLFMGRSLINWVWISLYYLAFYVVMSGLFALSIYCLMRTINPYEPDYQDQLKSPGVTLRPDVYGDRGLQIYYNVSDNKTWEGLVTTLHTFLTAYTPAAQHLNINCTNNTYFIQDTFDGPNKTKLSCKFTSDMLQNCSGITDPTFGFPEGKPCFIIKMNRIIKFYPGNGTAPRVNCSYVGEESRPLEVDYYPVNGTFNLHYFPYYGKKAQPSYSNPLVAVKFLNITRNVELKIVCKIIGAGITFDNVHDPYEGKVEFKLKIED, from the exons ATGGCAACTTTAAATGAAAAGAAGACCTGCAGCGAACGTATGGCAGATTTCCGTCGTTTCGTCTGGAATCCAGAAACAAAGCTCTTCATGGGAAGGTCCTTAATTAACTGGG TGTGGATCAGCCTCTACTACCTGGCTTTCTACGTGGTGATGTCAGGGCTGTTTGCACTCTCCATTTATTGTTTAATGAGGACGATTAATCCGTACGAGCCAGATTACCAAGACCAGCTGAAATCCCCAG GTGTAACTTTACGACCGGATGTTTATGGGGATAGAGGACTACAAATTTATTACAACGTATCTGACAACAAAACCTGGGAAGGTTTAGTGACAACTCTTCACACTTTTCTGACag CATATACACCAGCTGCTCAGCACCTGAACATCAACTGCACCAATAATACATACTTCATCCAGGACACCTTTGATGGCCCgaataaaacaaaactatcCTGCAAATTTACCTCAGACATGCTTCAAAACTGCTCCGGCATCACAGACCCAACTTTTGGatttccagaaggaaaaccctgttttattataaaaatgaaCAGG atcaTCAAGTTTTACCCTGGCAATGGCACTGCACCAAGGGTGAACTGCTCATATGTG GGTGAGGAGTCTCGCCCGCTGGAGGTGGACTACTACCCTGTGAATGGCACCTTCAACCTGCACTACTTCCCCTACTACGGGAAAAAGGCCCAG CCCAGCTACAGCAATCCCTTGGTAGCTGTGAAATTTCTCAACATTACAAGGAATGTAGAACTTAAAATAGTGTGCAAAATCATTGGAGCTGGAATTACCTTTGATAATGTTCATGATCCGTATGAAGGAAAAGTGgaatttaaactgaaaatagaAGACTGA
- the ATP4B gene encoding potassium-transporting ATPase subunit beta isoform X1 — protein sequence MATLNEKKTCSERMADFRRFVWNPETKLFMGRSLINWVWISLYYLAFYVVMSGLFALSIYCLMRTINPYEPDYQDQLKSPGVTLRPDVYGDRGLQIYYNVSDNKTWEGLVTTLHTFLTAYTPAAQHLNINCTNNTYFIQDTFDGPNKTKLSCKFTSDMLQNCSGITDPTFGFPEGKPCFIIKMNRIIKFYPGNGTAPRVNCSYVVRGEESRPLEVDYYPVNGTFNLHYFPYYGKKAQPSYSNPLVAVKFLNITRNVELKIVCKIIGAGITFDNVHDPYEGKVEFKLKIED from the exons ATGGCAACTTTAAATGAAAAGAAGACCTGCAGCGAACGTATGGCAGATTTCCGTCGTTTCGTCTGGAATCCAGAAACAAAGCTCTTCATGGGAAGGTCCTTAATTAACTGGG TGTGGATCAGCCTCTACTACCTGGCTTTCTACGTGGTGATGTCAGGGCTGTTTGCACTCTCCATTTATTGTTTAATGAGGACGATTAATCCGTACGAGCCAGATTACCAAGACCAGCTGAAATCCCCAG GTGTAACTTTACGACCGGATGTTTATGGGGATAGAGGACTACAAATTTATTACAACGTATCTGACAACAAAACCTGGGAAGGTTTAGTGACAACTCTTCACACTTTTCTGACag CATATACACCAGCTGCTCAGCACCTGAACATCAACTGCACCAATAATACATACTTCATCCAGGACACCTTTGATGGCCCgaataaaacaaaactatcCTGCAAATTTACCTCAGACATGCTTCAAAACTGCTCCGGCATCACAGACCCAACTTTTGGatttccagaaggaaaaccctgttttattataaaaatgaaCAGG atcaTCAAGTTTTACCCTGGCAATGGCACTGCACCAAGGGTGAACTGCTCATATGTGGTAAGG GGTGAGGAGTCTCGCCCGCTGGAGGTGGACTACTACCCTGTGAATGGCACCTTCAACCTGCACTACTTCCCCTACTACGGGAAAAAGGCCCAG CCCAGCTACAGCAATCCCTTGGTAGCTGTGAAATTTCTCAACATTACAAGGAATGTAGAACTTAAAATAGTGTGCAAAATCATTGGAGCTGGAATTACCTTTGATAATGTTCATGATCCGTATGAAGGAAAAGTGgaatttaaactgaaaatagaAGACTGA